Proteins encoded in a region of the Paucibacter sediminis genome:
- a CDS encoding YqaA family protein, whose protein sequence is MEAWLEQLVFAMLTALALPRLGLAAIFIVSFISATLLPLGSEPAVFGLVKLNPSLLWPAIAVATLGNTLGGAVTWAMGYGAERAYEHRAHHAPPHARALRWLERFGPKACLLSWLPLVGDPLCAVAGWLRMPFWPSLAYMALGKLLRYVVMTVGLLWFFPGQIHA, encoded by the coding sequence ATGGAAGCGTGGTTGGAACAGCTGGTTTTCGCGATGTTGACAGCGCTGGCGCTGCCGCGCCTGGGGCTGGCGGCGATCTTCATCGTGTCCTTCATCTCCGCCACCCTGCTGCCGCTGGGCTCGGAGCCGGCGGTGTTCGGCCTGGTCAAGCTCAACCCCAGCCTGTTGTGGCCGGCCATCGCGGTGGCCACGCTGGGCAACACCCTGGGCGGCGCCGTCACCTGGGCGATGGGCTATGGCGCCGAGCGCGCCTACGAGCACCGCGCCCACCATGCGCCGCCGCATGCCCGCGCGCTGCGCTGGCTGGAGCGCTTCGGCCCCAAGGCCTGTCTGCTCAGCTGGCTGCCCCTGGTGGGCGACCCGCTGTGCGCGGTGGCGGGCTGGCTGCGCATGCCCTTCTGGCCCAGCCTGGCCTATATGGCGCTGGGCAAGTTGCTGCGCTATGTGGTGATGACGGTGGGCCTGCTGTGGTTTTTCCCCGGGCAAATTCACGCCTGA
- a CDS encoding substrate-binding periplasmic protein — protein MLGSKVSGAGWLSRLALAAAAALAQAPAAAQAIENCKVLQASGNPQYPPYLWRDPEDESRLIGANTELMQWLAKEIAIPIEVRYVGPWGRVQEETRAGKLDLIAGAFFTQPRTEYMDYFHPAFRETRSVIWARKGAKFNYRRWGDLVGLQGVTVINNSFGEEFDRYAKETLKITQVASLEQAIQILQRGRADYLVYEDSPGEAFLAKMGIADIKQLAPPVANENLYLTLSHRSACNTPELRGRLARALYKLARDPKLMNGLIDKSIQLWRKQNQAP, from the coding sequence ATGTTGGGGTCCAAAGTGTCGGGCGCAGGCTGGCTGTCGAGGCTGGCCCTGGCCGCGGCTGCCGCGCTGGCGCAAGCACCGGCGGCGGCGCAAGCCATCGAAAACTGCAAGGTCTTGCAGGCCTCGGGCAATCCGCAGTACCCGCCCTATCTGTGGCGCGACCCGGAAGACGAGAGCCGCCTGATCGGCGCCAATACCGAGCTGATGCAGTGGCTGGCCAAGGAGATCGCCATCCCCATCGAGGTGCGCTATGTCGGCCCCTGGGGCCGCGTGCAGGAAGAGACCCGCGCCGGCAAGCTGGACCTGATCGCCGGCGCCTTCTTCACCCAGCCGCGCACCGAGTACATGGACTACTTCCACCCGGCCTTCCGCGAGACCCGCTCGGTGATCTGGGCCCGCAAGGGCGCCAAGTTCAATTACCGCCGCTGGGGCGATCTGGTCGGCCTGCAGGGCGTGACGGTGATCAACAACAGCTTCGGCGAGGAGTTCGACCGCTACGCCAAGGAGACGCTCAAGATCACCCAGGTGGCCAGCCTGGAACAGGCGATCCAGATCCTGCAGCGCGGCCGCGCCGACTACCTGGTCTATGAGGACAGCCCCGGCGAGGCCTTTCTGGCCAAGATGGGCATTGCCGACATCAAGCAGCTCGCGCCCCCGGTGGCGAACGAGAACCTCTACCTGACGCTCTCGCACCGATCGGCCTGCAACACGCCCGAGCTGCGCGGCCGGCTGGCGCGTGCGCTCTACAAGCTCGCGCGCGATCCCAAGCTGATGAACGGCCTGATCGACAAGAGCATCCAGCTCTGGCGCAAGCAGAACCAGGCGCCGTAG
- a CDS encoding GMC family oxidoreductase yields the protein MSSIVDPIKEGLARGWKVLGGKHGPLPTSLDCDVVIVGSGAGAGITAELLAKAGLKIAIVEEGPLKSSSDFRQLEADAYAQLYQEGGGRKTADQAMPVLQGRCVGGSTTVNWAGAFRTPEETLNYWVDIYGLKECGAEAMKPWFEQVEARLNISEWLTDPNANNSVLRRGALKLGIKAPTIHRNVKGCWNLGSCGLGCPTNAKQSMLVTTIPTALDLGATLMVQTRADKLELKGNQISGLLCQPVHADGSHAGPAFRITAKHYVVAGGAINSPALMMRSGLPNPNDLLGRRTFLHPTVASSAVMPEPVQGWAGAPLAVFSDHFLRTQPIDGAIGYKLETAPVHPGFAMTNLGGMGRTLVDKAKTFPHTSILIGLLRDGFHPEAGGGVVELKSDGSPVLDYPINGYLLDGARRAHLSMVEIQFAAGAKSVRPAHEQAQDYQSWHQAREAILALPYEPYITTIGSAHVMGGCAMAATPAQGVVQPDGQHWQVANLSVHDGSVFPTSIGANPQLTVYAQAARMATGLAKRLTERDVRLDSPAVPASAASAA from the coding sequence ATGAGCAGCATTGTTGACCCGATCAAAGAAGGCCTGGCACGCGGCTGGAAGGTGCTGGGAGGCAAGCATGGCCCCCTGCCCACCTCGCTGGACTGCGATGTGGTGATCGTCGGCAGCGGCGCCGGCGCCGGCATCACCGCCGAGCTGCTGGCCAAGGCCGGGCTGAAGATCGCCATCGTCGAGGAGGGCCCGCTCAAGTCCAGCAGCGATTTTCGCCAGCTCGAGGCCGACGCCTATGCCCAGCTCTACCAAGAGGGCGGCGGCCGCAAGACCGCCGACCAGGCCATGCCGGTGCTGCAGGGGCGCTGCGTGGGCGGCTCCACCACGGTGAACTGGGCCGGCGCCTTCCGCACCCCCGAGGAGACGCTGAACTACTGGGTCGACATCTATGGCCTGAAGGAATGCGGTGCCGAGGCCATGAAGCCCTGGTTCGAGCAGGTCGAGGCGCGCCTGAACATCAGCGAATGGCTCACCGATCCGAATGCCAACAACAGCGTGCTGCGCCGCGGCGCGCTGAAGCTGGGCATCAAGGCGCCCACCATCCACCGCAACGTCAAGGGCTGCTGGAACCTGGGCTCCTGCGGCCTGGGCTGCCCCACCAATGCCAAGCAGTCGATGCTGGTGACCACCATCCCGACGGCGCTGGACCTGGGCGCCACGCTGATGGTGCAGACGCGCGCCGACAAGCTCGAGCTCAAGGGCAACCAGATCAGCGGCCTGCTGTGCCAGCCCGTGCACGCAGACGGCAGCCACGCCGGCCCCGCCTTCCGCATCACCGCCAAGCACTATGTGGTGGCGGGCGGCGCCATCAACTCGCCCGCGCTGATGATGCGCTCGGGCCTGCCCAACCCCAACGACCTGCTCGGCCGGCGCACCTTTTTGCATCCCACCGTGGCCAGCAGCGCCGTCATGCCCGAGCCGGTGCAGGGCTGGGCCGGCGCGCCGCTGGCGGTGTTCTCCGATCATTTCCTGCGCACCCAGCCGATCGACGGCGCGATCGGCTACAAGCTCGAGACCGCACCGGTGCACCCGGGCTTTGCAATGACCAATCTGGGCGGCATGGGCCGGACCCTGGTGGACAAGGCCAAGACCTTCCCGCACACCAGCATCCTGATCGGCCTGCTGCGCGACGGCTTCCACCCCGAGGCCGGCGGCGGCGTGGTCGAACTCAAGAGCGACGGCAGCCCGGTGCTGGACTATCCGATCAACGGCTACCTGCTGGATGGCGCGCGCCGCGCCCACCTCAGCATGGTGGAGATCCAGTTCGCCGCCGGTGCCAAGAGCGTGCGCCCGGCGCATGAGCAGGCGCAGGACTACCAGAGCTGGCACCAGGCCCGGGAGGCCATCCTGGCCCTGCCCTACGAGCCCTACATCACCACCATCGGCAGCGCACATGTGATGGGCGGTTGCGCGATGGCGGCCACGCCGGCCCAGGGCGTGGTGCAGCCCGACGGCCAGCATTGGCAGGTCGCCAATCTCTCGGTGCACGACGGCTCGGTGTTCCCCACCAGCATCGGCGCCAATCCGCAGCTGACCGTCTACGCCCAGGCGGCGCGCATGGCCACCGGCCTGGCCAAGCGCCTGACCGAGCGGGACGTGCGGCTGGACAGCCCGGCGGTGCCGGCGTCGGCCGCGTCGGCGGCCTAA
- the purH gene encoding bifunctional phosphoribosylaminoimidazolecarboxamide formyltransferase/IMP cyclohydrolase, whose amino-acid sequence MSQLTALISVSDKTGILEFARELHALNVRLLSTGGTAKLLADAGLPVTEVAEHTGFPEMLDGRVKTLHPKIHGGLLARRDLPEHMAAAALHGIAMIDILAVNLYPFEATVAKPGCTLEDAIENIDIGGPAMVRSAAKNWKDVTVLTDAGQYAGVLAELKSAGKTSDKTRFACSVAAFNRIAQYDAAISNYLSARQDDGSLSEYPGQMNSCFVKVQDLRYGENSHQSAALYRDLFPAPGSLVTGKQLQGKELSYNNIADADAAWECVKAFEAPACVIIKHANPCGVAVGADAAEAYGKAFKTDPTSAFGGIIAFNRPVDGAAAQLVSKQFVEVLMAPAFTEEARAIFAGKVNVRLLEIALPPGGDTPWLQGRNAMDSKRVGSGILLQTADNHFLKAADLKVVTTKQPTAQELQDLLFAWTVAQYVKSNAIVFCAGGMTLGVGAGQMSRIDSARIASIKAENAGLTLKGSAVASDAFFPFRDGLDVVVDAGATSVIQPGGSMRDDEVIAAANERGIAMVFSGVRHFRH is encoded by the coding sequence ATGTCTCAACTGACCGCCCTGATCTCCGTCTCCGACAAGACCGGCATCCTCGAATTCGCCCGGGAGCTGCACGCCCTGAACGTGCGCCTGCTCTCCACCGGCGGCACCGCCAAGCTGCTGGCCGATGCCGGCCTGCCGGTCACCGAGGTGGCCGAGCACACCGGCTTCCCCGAGATGCTGGACGGCCGCGTCAAGACCCTGCACCCCAAGATCCACGGCGGCCTGCTGGCGCGCCGCGATCTGCCCGAGCACATGGCTGCGGCGGCCCTGCACGGCATCGCCATGATCGACATCCTGGCGGTCAATCTCTACCCCTTCGAGGCCACCGTGGCCAAGCCCGGCTGCACGCTGGAAGACGCGATCGAGAACATCGACATCGGCGGCCCGGCGATGGTGCGCAGCGCCGCCAAGAACTGGAAGGACGTCACCGTGCTGACCGACGCCGGCCAGTACGCGGGCGTGCTGGCCGAGCTGAAGAGCGCGGGCAAGACCAGCGACAAGACCCGCTTCGCCTGCAGCGTGGCCGCCTTCAACCGCATCGCCCAGTACGATGCGGCCATCAGCAACTACCTGAGCGCGCGCCAGGACGACGGCAGCCTGTCGGAGTATCCCGGCCAGATGAACAGCTGCTTCGTCAAGGTGCAGGACCTGCGCTATGGCGAGAACTCGCACCAGAGCGCCGCGCTCTACCGCGACCTCTTCCCCGCCCCCGGCTCGCTCGTCACGGGCAAGCAGCTGCAGGGCAAGGAGCTGAGCTACAACAACATCGCCGATGCCGACGCCGCCTGGGAATGCGTGAAGGCCTTCGAGGCCCCCGCCTGCGTCATCATCAAGCATGCCAACCCCTGCGGCGTGGCGGTGGGCGCGGACGCGGCCGAGGCCTATGGCAAGGCCTTCAAGACCGACCCCACCAGCGCCTTCGGCGGCATCATCGCCTTCAACCGTCCGGTGGACGGCGCGGCCGCGCAGCTGGTCTCCAAGCAGTTCGTCGAGGTGCTGATGGCCCCCGCCTTCACCGAGGAAGCGCGCGCCATCTTCGCCGGCAAGGTGAATGTGCGCCTGCTCGAGATCGCCCTGCCCCCGGGCGGCGATACCCCCTGGCTGCAGGGCCGCAACGCGATGGACAGCAAGCGCGTGGGCTCGGGCATCCTCTTGCAGACCGCCGACAACCATTTCCTCAAGGCCGCCGACCTGAAGGTGGTGACCACCAAGCAGCCGACCGCGCAGGAGCTGCAGGACCTGCTGTTCGCCTGGACCGTGGCCCAGTACGTGAAGAGCAATGCCATCGTGTTCTGCGCCGGTGGCATGACGCTGGGCGTGGGCGCCGGCCAGATGAGCCGCATCGACTCGGCCCGCATCGCCAGCATCAAGGCCGAGAACGCCGGCCTCACGCTGAAGGGCTCGGCCGTCGCCAGCGACGCCTTCTTCCCCTTCCGTGACGGCCTGGACGTGGTGGTCGACGCCGGCGCCACCAGCGTGATCCAGCCGGGTGGCTCGATGCGCGACGACGAGGTGATCGCCGCCGCCAACGAACGCGGCATCGCGATGGTGTTCTCGGGGGTGCGCCACTTCCGCCACTGA
- a CDS encoding GGDEF domain-containing protein, whose amino-acid sequence MSFLASLQLALYALMWALASATHRDERPALLHWLGFSLTAAGQAALVAWRPDGPVWLTHTGSSLATILSLALAGRGVLVFLRQPPRDGFWLGMLAVALPALVWIGPGDTPTRVAAMSGFNAGLLMVAFWLARPAFVQEFGLRIALCATLPAAALLGMNVFFVVQGLRRVPVDIVGANAISTSTWVLTLVSAAAFNFLFFFLVTIRLLQSLRRQAGLDALTGLPNRRAMQERLQLEWERARRYQTPFVAIATDIDHFKRINDRYGHGMGDQALRAVAKTLQDHVRETDHLSRFGGEEFLVLMPQASAATDGLRLAERLRSAVAAMRLSGPDGSVIGLSASFGVSEYLAEDADSDQLLRRADQALYRAKHQGRNRVELQAS is encoded by the coding sequence ATGAGTTTTCTCGCCAGCCTGCAACTTGCCCTGTATGCCCTGATGTGGGCGTTGGCCAGTGCCACCCACCGCGACGAGCGCCCCGCCCTGCTGCATTGGCTGGGCTTCTCCCTGACAGCAGCAGGGCAGGCCGCGCTGGTGGCGTGGCGGCCCGATGGGCCGGTCTGGCTGACCCACACGGGTTCGAGCCTGGCCACCATCCTGAGCCTGGCGCTGGCCGGGCGCGGCGTGCTGGTGTTCCTGCGCCAGCCGCCGCGCGACGGTTTCTGGCTCGGCATGCTCGCGGTCGCGCTGCCGGCCCTGGTGTGGATCGGCCCGGGCGACACGCCCACGCGGGTGGCCGCCATGTCCGGCTTCAATGCGGGGCTGCTGATGGTCGCCTTCTGGCTCGCCCGCCCCGCCTTTGTGCAGGAATTCGGCCTCCGCATCGCGCTGTGCGCCACCCTGCCCGCCGCGGCGCTGCTGGGCATGAATGTCTTCTTCGTGGTGCAGGGCCTGCGCCGGGTGCCCGTGGACATCGTCGGCGCCAACGCCATCTCCACCAGCACCTGGGTGCTCACCCTGGTCAGCGCGGCGGCCTTCAACTTCCTGTTCTTCTTCCTGGTGACGATCCGTCTGCTGCAAAGCCTGCGCCGGCAGGCCGGCCTGGACGCGCTCACCGGCCTGCCCAACCGGCGCGCCATGCAGGAGCGCCTGCAGTTGGAGTGGGAGCGCGCGCGGCGCTATCAAACCCCCTTCGTGGCCATCGCCACCGACATCGACCATTTCAAGCGCATCAACGATCGCTACGGCCACGGCATGGGCGACCAGGCCCTGCGCGCCGTGGCCAAGACATTGCAGGACCATGTGCGCGAGACCGACCACCTCAGCCGCTTCGGCGGCGAGGAGTTCCTGGTGCTGATGCCCCAGGCCAGCGCCGCGACCGATGGCCTGCGACTGGCCGAGCGCCTGCGCAGCGCGGTGGCGGCGATGCGGCTCAGCGGCCCCGATGGCAGCGTGATCGGGCTGAGCGCCAGCTTTGGCGTGAGCGAATACCTGGCTGAGGACGCCGATAGCGACCAGCTGCTGCGCCGCGCCGACCAGGCGCTCTACCGCGCCAAGCACCAGGGGCGCAACCGCGTGGAGCTGCAGGCCTCCTAG
- a CDS encoding phosphatidate cytidylyltransferase — MNALRWLKSLNSAEQVAFLFVLLFGALLLASIVGFVYSLKRRNDGVDDETDLEGWQRFRHELNIVWVGACLFWAAWVSGPVGATLLFGVFSFLALREFITLMHTRRGDHRSLLLAFFVILPLQYVLVGTRHFDVFSVLIPVYSFLAIPVVSAMADDPARFLERNAKIQWGIMVCVYGLSHAPALLLLEFPGYQGRGAFLLFFLVMVVSCGQMAQYLAASQLRRRPLARRISRSFSMRAWWFGVLIASFVGALLYWITPFKVGQAVVMAFIAAGAGSFGALVMKALKRDAGVHYWGNRSSITGAVGLLDRIAVMCFAAPVFFHSVRWYFKLPL, encoded by the coding sequence ATGAACGCCCTGCGTTGGCTCAAATCGCTCAACAGCGCCGAGCAGGTGGCCTTCCTGTTCGTGCTGCTGTTCGGGGCGCTGCTGCTGGCCAGCATCGTCGGCTTCGTCTATTCGCTGAAGCGCCGCAACGACGGTGTGGACGACGAGACCGATCTGGAAGGCTGGCAGCGCTTCCGCCACGAGCTCAACATCGTCTGGGTCGGCGCCTGCCTGTTCTGGGCCGCCTGGGTCTCAGGCCCGGTGGGCGCCACCCTGCTGTTCGGGGTCTTCTCCTTCCTCGCGCTGCGCGAATTCATCACCCTGATGCATACGCGCCGCGGCGACCACCGCAGCCTGCTGCTGGCCTTCTTCGTGATCCTGCCGCTGCAGTACGTGCTGGTGGGCACGCGCCACTTCGATGTGTTCTCGGTGCTGATCCCGGTCTACAGCTTCCTGGCCATCCCGGTGGTGAGCGCGATGGCCGACGACCCGGCGCGCTTCCTGGAGCGCAATGCCAAGATCCAGTGGGGCATCATGGTGTGCGTCTACGGGCTCTCGCATGCGCCCGCCCTGCTGCTGCTGGAATTCCCCGGCTACCAGGGGCGCGGCGCCTTCTTGCTGTTCTTCCTGGTGATGGTGGTGAGCTGCGGCCAGATGGCCCAGTACCTGGCCGCCAGCCAGCTGCGCCGCCGGCCGCTGGCGCGCCGCATCAGCCGCAGCTTCTCGATGCGGGCCTGGTGGTTCGGCGTGCTGATCGCCTCCTTCGTCGGCGCCCTGCTCTACTGGATCACACCCTTCAAGGTCGGCCAGGCGGTGGTGATGGCCTTCATCGCCGCCGGCGCCGGCAGCTTCGGCGCGCTGGTGATGAAGGCGCTCAAGCGCGATGCCGGCGTGCATTACTGGGGCAACCGCAGCTCCATCACCGGCGCGGTGGGCCTGCTCGACCGCATCGCGGTGATGTGCTTCGCCGCGCCGGTGTTCTTCCACTCCGTGCGTTGGTACTTCAAGCTCCCCCTATGA
- a CDS encoding Fis family transcriptional regulator, with the protein MTPKPIETCVRENLEAYFRDLDGEEPHSMHEMLIKLVEKPLLEVVMQHADGNQSKAAEWLGINRNTLRRKLSDHQML; encoded by the coding sequence ATGACGCCCAAACCGATTGAAACCTGCGTGCGCGAGAACCTGGAAGCCTATTTCCGCGACCTGGACGGCGAAGAGCCGCATTCCATGCACGAGATGCTGATCAAGCTGGTGGAGAAGCCCTTGCTGGAGGTGGTGATGCAGCACGCCGACGGCAACCAGAGCAAGGCCGCCGAATGGCTGGGCATCAACCGCAACACCTTGCGCCGCAAGCTCAGCGACCACCAGATGCTGTAA
- the ruvC gene encoding crossover junction endodeoxyribonuclease RuvC has translation MRILGIDPGLQTTGFGVIDADGPRLSYVASGTIKTSAVATGDLPARLKIIFDGIREVTARYEPQCAAVEIVFVNVNPQSTLLLGQARGAALTALVSKDLPVSEYTALQMKKAIVGHGHAKKEQIQAMIKRLLNLPGEPGKDAADALGLAIMHAHARVSFEAMSKSTTLQRRQHAQFKGGRTY, from the coding sequence ATGAGAATCCTCGGTATCGACCCCGGGCTGCAAACCACCGGCTTTGGCGTGATCGACGCCGACGGCCCACGCCTGAGCTATGTGGCCAGCGGCACCATCAAGACCAGCGCGGTGGCCACCGGCGACCTGCCGGCGCGGTTGAAGATCATCTTCGACGGCATCCGCGAGGTCACGGCGCGCTACGAGCCGCAATGCGCGGCGGTGGAGATCGTGTTCGTGAACGTGAACCCGCAATCCACCCTGCTGCTGGGCCAGGCGCGCGGCGCGGCCCTCACCGCCCTGGTGTCCAAGGACCTGCCGGTGTCGGAATACACCGCGCTGCAGATGAAGAAGGCCATCGTCGGCCATGGCCATGCCAAGAAGGAGCAGATCCAGGCGATGATCAAGCGCCTTCTGAACCTGCCCGGCGAACCCGGCAAGGACGCCGCCGACGCGCTGGGCCTGGCCATCATGCATGCGCATGCGCGCGTATCCTTCGAGGCCATGAGCAAGAGCACCACCCTGCAACGGCGCCAGCACGCGCAGTTCAAGGGCGGACGCACGTATTGA
- the dusB gene encoding tRNA dihydrouridine synthase DusB has product MSSPLRIGPYALPNRLFVAPMAGVTDRPFRQLCRRMGAGYAVSEMVTSRKDLWNSLKTSRRANHEGEAAPIAVQIAGTDAAMMAEAAAYNIDRGAQIIDINMGCPAKKVCNKWAGSALMQNEPLALEIIEAVVRAAQPHGVPVTLKMRTGWCETEKNALLLARAAEAAGVAMVTVHGRTREQGYKGFAEYDTVAAVKAALAIPVVANGDIDSPAKAAQVLAHTGADAIMVGRAAQGRPWIFAEIAHYLATGAELAAPRVQDAQAWLLEHLHDHYSLYGELTGMRTARKHIGWALRGLPGGEAFRQHMNTLQSCEAQIAAMRDWFGALAEQHERLPYLPAHALTADAANDEYSEEQA; this is encoded by the coding sequence ATGTCCTCCCCCCTGCGCATCGGCCCCTACGCGTTGCCGAACCGGCTCTTCGTCGCCCCCATGGCGGGTGTGACCGATCGGCCGTTTCGCCAGCTGTGCCGCCGCATGGGTGCGGGCTATGCGGTGAGCGAGATGGTGACCTCGCGCAAGGACTTGTGGAACAGCCTGAAGACCTCGCGCCGCGCCAACCATGAGGGCGAGGCGGCGCCGATCGCGGTGCAGATCGCCGGCACCGACGCCGCCATGATGGCCGAGGCCGCGGCCTACAACATCGACCGCGGCGCCCAGATCATCGACATCAATATGGGCTGCCCGGCCAAGAAGGTGTGCAACAAATGGGCCGGCTCGGCCCTGATGCAGAACGAGCCGCTGGCGCTGGAAATCATCGAGGCGGTGGTGCGTGCCGCCCAGCCGCATGGCGTGCCGGTGACGCTGAAGATGCGCACCGGCTGGTGCGAGACCGAGAAGAACGCGCTGCTGCTGGCGCGCGCCGCCGAGGCCGCCGGCGTGGCCATGGTGACGGTGCATGGCCGCACCCGCGAGCAGGGCTACAAGGGCTTTGCCGAATACGACACGGTGGCCGCGGTGAAGGCGGCGCTGGCGATCCCGGTGGTGGCCAACGGCGACATCGACTCGCCCGCCAAGGCCGCCCAGGTGCTGGCCCATACCGGCGCCGACGCCATCATGGTGGGCCGCGCCGCCCAGGGCCGGCCCTGGATCTTTGCCGAGATCGCCCATTACCTGGCCACCGGCGCGGAGCTGGCGGCGCCGCGCGTGCAGGACGCCCAGGCCTGGCTGCTCGAGCACCTGCACGACCATTACAGCCTCTATGGCGAGCTGACCGGCATGCGCACCGCGCGCAAGCACATCGGCTGGGCCCTGCGCGGCCTGCCCGGCGGCGAGGCCTTCCGCCAGCACATGAACACGCTGCAGAGCTGCGAGGCACAGATCGCGGCCATGCGCGACTGGTTCGGCGCCCTCGCCGAGCAGCACGAACGCCTGCCGTATCTGCCCGCGCATGCCTTGACGGCTGACGCGGCCAACGACGAATACTCAGAAGAACAAGCATGA
- a CDS encoding coniferyl aldehyde dehydrogenase codes for MDQSLQERLHLALEQQRAAFRAEMMPSLAVRKDRLQRVRAMTAKYEEELAAAISQDFGNRARQETLLADVFTVESGAKHALRHLRRWMKPKRVPTALHFLPASNRLMPQPLGVVGVLSPWNYPYYLAMAPAMAALAAGNRVMIKPSELTPATSALMARMVAEFFKPEEMQVITGDAEVGRAFSHLPFDHLFFTGSTAVGRLVAQAAAQHLTPVTLELGGKSPALVDPSCDLKLTAQRLAFGMLLNAGQTCVAPDYALVPRALVQPLVAELTAAVRRLYPTLDANPDYTSIATERHHARLLALLADAKARGAQLITTHEEQVSGRKLVPHILLGVTPEMTVMQDEIFGPLLPIVPYDSLDEALAFINRMDRPLALYWFGRDAAVQQRVLEQTHAGGVTINDCIWHLGQEDQPFGGVGASGIGSYHGDWGFRTFSKEKPVFIQSAFAGTKLFYPPYGKTFERLLGLLKKIV; via the coding sequence ATGGACCAGTCCCTGCAAGAACGCCTGCACCTGGCTCTGGAGCAGCAGCGCGCGGCCTTCCGCGCCGAGATGATGCCCAGCCTGGCGGTGCGCAAGGACCGCCTGCAGCGCGTCCGGGCCATGACGGCCAAGTATGAGGAAGAGCTGGCGGCAGCGATCTCGCAGGATTTCGGCAACCGGGCGCGCCAGGAGACCCTGCTGGCCGATGTCTTCACCGTCGAGTCCGGCGCCAAGCACGCGCTGCGCCATCTGCGCCGCTGGATGAAGCCCAAGCGCGTGCCCACCGCCCTGCACTTCCTGCCGGCCAGCAACCGCCTGATGCCGCAACCGCTGGGCGTGGTGGGCGTGCTCTCGCCCTGGAACTACCCCTATTACCTGGCCATGGCCCCGGCCATGGCGGCGCTGGCCGCGGGCAACCGCGTGATGATCAAGCCCTCGGAGCTGACGCCCGCCACCTCGGCCCTGATGGCCAGGATGGTGGCCGAGTTCTTCAAGCCCGAGGAAATGCAGGTCATCACCGGCGATGCCGAGGTCGGCCGCGCCTTCAGCCACCTGCCCTTCGACCACCTGTTCTTCACCGGCTCCACCGCGGTGGGCCGGCTGGTGGCGCAGGCCGCCGCGCAACACCTGACCCCGGTGACGCTGGAGCTGGGCGGCAAGTCGCCCGCCCTGGTCGACCCCTCCTGCGACCTCAAGCTGACGGCCCAGCGCCTGGCCTTCGGCATGCTGCTCAACGCCGGCCAGACCTGCGTGGCCCCCGACTACGCCCTGGTGCCCAGGGCCCTGGTCCAGCCCCTGGTGGCCGAGCTGACGGCCGCGGTGCGCCGCCTCTACCCGACCCTGGATGCCAACCCCGACTACACCAGCATCGCCACAGAGCGCCACCATGCGCGCCTGCTGGCCCTGCTGGCCGATGCCAAGGCGCGCGGCGCACAGCTGATCACCACGCACGAGGAGCAGGTCAGCGGCCGCAAGCTGGTGCCGCACATCCTGCTGGGCGTGACGCCCGAGATGACGGTGATGCAGGACGAGATCTTCGGCCCGCTGCTGCCGATCGTGCCCTACGACTCGCTGGACGAGGCGCTCGCCTTCATCAACCGCATGGACCGCCCGCTGGCGCTCTACTGGTTCGGCCGCGACGCTGCGGTGCAGCAGCGCGTGCTGGAGCAGACCCATGCCGGCGGCGTCACCATCAACGACTGCATCTGGCACCTGGGCCAGGAAGACCAGCCCTTCGGCGGCGTCGGTGCCAGCGGCATCGGCTCCTACCATGGCGACTGGGGCTTCCGCACCTTCAGCAAGGAAAAGCCCGTCTTCATCCAGTCGGCCTTTGCCGGCACCAAGCTGTTCTATCCTCCCTACGGCAAGACCTTCGAACGCCTGCTGGGCCTGTTGAAAAAGATTGTCTGA
- a CDS encoding lysophospholipid acyltransferase family protein, with amino-acid sequence MSLAASTGLFLAALARLITGAQGHWKGCPPMAEQRIYFANHQSHFDWVLIWAALPRELRAQTRPIAARDYWTGSPLKTWLTSDVFNAIYVSRTRSTPDEDPLEPLVDALAKGDSLVIFPEGTRSNRGEPQSFKAGLYHLAEQFPQAKLIPTWIDNVQRVMPKGEVVPVPILCTVTFGAPLQLQPEEDKRAFLERARAAVMALKPGGWRE; translated from the coding sequence ATGTCTCTTGCCGCCTCCACCGGCCTGTTCCTGGCCGCGCTGGCACGCCTCATCACCGGCGCCCAGGGCCATTGGAAGGGCTGCCCGCCGATGGCGGAGCAGCGCATCTACTTCGCCAACCACCAGAGCCATTTCGACTGGGTGCTGATCTGGGCGGCGCTGCCGCGCGAGTTGCGCGCGCAGACGCGCCCGATCGCGGCGCGCGACTACTGGACCGGCTCGCCGCTGAAGACCTGGCTGACCTCGGATGTCTTCAACGCCATCTATGTGAGCCGCACCCGCAGCACGCCCGACGAGGACCCGCTCGAACCGCTGGTGGACGCGCTCGCCAAGGGCGACTCGCTGGTGATCTTTCCGGAGGGCACGCGCTCCAACCGCGGCGAGCCGCAGTCCTTCAAGGCCGGCCTCTACCACCTGGCCGAGCAGTTCCCGCAGGCCAAGCTGATCCCGACCTGGATCGACAATGTGCAGCGCGTCATGCCCAAGGGCGAGGTCGTGCCGGTGCCGATCCTGTGCACCGTCACCTTCGGCGCGCCGCTGCAGCTGCAGCCCGAGGAAGACAAGCGCGCCTTCCTGGAGCGCGCGCGCGCCGCGGTGATGGCGCTGAAGCCGGGCGGGTGGCGCGAATGA